The genome window CGATCGTGAATAtatcaggatgtcgtcaataaacacaatcacaaattcatccaagaatggtttgaatacccggttcataagatccataaaggctgctggggcatttgtaagcccgaaagacatgacaaggaatTCAAAATGGCCATACCTCGTCCTAAATGTTGTTTTTGGGATGTCAATATCCCTGACTCGTAGCTGATGATAACCGGATCACAAGTCGATCTTCGAAAAGCatttggcaccttgtaactggtcGAAAAAGTCATCAATCCGTGgaagaggatacttattcttgatagtgactttatttagttgcatgtagtcaatgcacatccgcaaggacccatctttctttcgaacaaagagcaccggagcaccccatggggatgtacttggcctaataaagcctttatcgagcaagtccttcagttgttctttcaattcccttagctctgcaggagccattctgtagggaggaatagatataggctgcgcatcaggaagcaaatctatagcgaaatcgatttccctttcggggggaattcctggaagctcgtcagggaataccatcgggaattcattcacaataggaaCCGACTAAAGAGTCGTTGGCTCCTTTTCTATATCCCTAACATGAACCAGATGGTATATACAACCTTTAGCAATAAACTTCTGAGCCctaaggtatgaaataaacttACCCTTGGGCGTGGCTGCATTACCTTTTCATTCAAGGACAGGCTCACCAGGAAAATGAAATCGGACCAACTTTGCACGACAATCAATATTAGCATAACAAgctgccaaccaatccatacccataatgACATCGAAGTCTAGCATAACCAATTCAACTAAATCAACAGAGGTTGGACGGTCATTAATTAACACTGTACAATCTCGATAGACATGATTAGCTACAATAGAGTCTCCAACTGGCGTAGACACCTCAACTGGCTGTGGCAACAACTCAGATCTCATGTCAAGCTTACCagcaataaatggagtaatatatgaaaatgtagagccgggatccatcaatgcataaatggcatgagaatgttttgtcaatatacctgtgacaacatctggggaTGCCTCTGAATCTTGTCGGCCTGTGAGTGCATAAAAGCGGTTCTGGCCACCACTAGAACCTGAGGTGTCTCCTCCACCTCTCCCCCTACCACGGCCCTGAGTAGACTGTGGACCTGGTCGGGGAGCACGGACTAAGGGCGAAGAGGCTGCTGTGAATCCTGAAGGCTGAGTTGGTGTACCTCTGCCTAACCCCGGGCACCGGCTAATATAATGTCCTGTCTGCCCACAATGAAAACATGCACTCGAACCCTGTCTACATTGCCCGATGTGTAGCTTACCGCACTGAGTACATGGAGGAGTAAGATGTCTCATCTGTGTAGAACGCTCCTGTCGATGGCCCTCAGGCTGGCCTGAGCTCTGCCCCGGTCCTGATTGAATATAATGATCAAACCGCTGGCCCTGCATCTGTGGTGGGAAACTACCTGCTGACCGAGGTGGATATCGATGGAGTGGGGGCCTAAAATCAACTCGTGGCTCCCTATAAGACCCCATAGTACGAGCCCTCTTACTCTGCTCCATATCCCTGCGAGTATCACGAATCCGACGGGAAAGGTCCTCTGTAGTCTGAGCGAAAGCCTGTATGTGGGAAATATCTACATCATCCAATAGGGATGCAACCCTACAGTCTCTAATCAGATGATCCCCCAAACCATCCACATAATGATGAACTCTAGCCCTTATGGTACGTACTATATCTGGTGCATACCTTGCCAAAGAATTAAACTTATGGCTATAATCCCTCACACTCATATCCCCCTGCTTTAGGCTAAGAAACTGGTCAAGACGGGCCTTTCGAACCTCCCGTGGCAAATAATGGGCTAAAAAAGCCTCAGAGAAATCCTCCCACTCTGCTGGCAGAGCACCAGGTCCTCTAGATCTCTCCCATGCCTCATACCATAGGACGGCTACATCACGTAGTCGAAAAGAAGCCAACTCCACAGCCTCGGTGACGGAGGCATACATCACCCTCAATACTCTATACATATGGTCtataaagtcctggggatcctcagtgGAACTGGATCCTGTAAATAATGGAGGGGCCAAGTGAAGAAACTCTCGTACCATCGAGCTTTCTATCCGATCTCTCCGGGCATCTGCTCCTGACTCTAGCTGTCGCTCATGAATAGAAACCATCCTAGTTAGCAACTGAACAGCCTCCCTCATCCCCTGCTCCCCAGTCTCTGATGGTGGAACAATAGGTGCTGGAGGTCCTGTGTCTCTAGCTGCCTCAGGTACCAATAGAACTGGTGAGGCTGGGGGTACTGCATCTCCCTGGGCTCCAACAAGTGCTGGGGAAGCTGAAACTAGGGGTACTGGAGACTCACTGTGAGCCTCTAAGGGAAATCTATCCCTCTGACCCGGTGGGGAACGACTGGTACCTTCTCCCGGATCCATACCTATCTCTCGCTGTGCCATATCCTGAGCCTAGGTAGCCTGTTAGATAGGAAACAcaaagcacgatttagatttcatatgttcttataacttcgctctatagcacgatctattaattgaaagaaatgtaactattcctaaatgcctcatagcctcctgattataagtgtggtgcacaacacacccataagcaagactctactagacacggcttgtggactccctgggatacgacctgctctgataccaagtttgtcacgccccaaactaggggaggcacgactggcactcgatactgtattcgatcgagttagccactaaacatactagctaactagactgggggcccaacagatcgggcagcacaacatctgaaatactaagcctggaccgtaaggttatgacacgaataacaataagccatataaacataggtagacaaaccaaaataataaaatactagctggctGACGAGGtcgcgactgaagacatacatgcctacacacctatatatacatgccaagcctatgggttggagactgaaagcagcaaaaagaaacccagaatattgtgtccacaatagcctctaagagtgtcataagcactgtcgTGATAtggccccaactatacccaaactgtacaacaaaagtaactatcctatgaaagctccaggaagaggtggagcttaccaactcacagctgaacctcgaaatcctagcggaggggtcgatcagagtccctacctggacctgcacgcatgaaacaaaaatgcagtgtccccaggcaacgggacatcagtacgaataaaaatatactggtatgtaaggcagaaagtagaatcatacatagctgatgtaaaaaggtaataaagataccacctgacactgaaactctgatagcctccatggctgacatccgacctcatagtaataaaatatgcatggtatgctcgtgtaatcgtatgtcgtgaatacatatatattgatgtaaatgcatgacatacccaaccaaatgctagcaatggcggtctctcccggtagctaaccggtatcatattgccaacctgtggccatctgtacaatatatatagtctttcgggcaaataggccccttacctccgattatagctcgaagtccatgcataatatgtcatgtatgatatgaactttgaatgcacataataggccataacaagaacttagccaaccttggctcattggtactcttattctcataatctcataatcaccttcgtatcgcatacaaatgtctcgtggaacctcgtatcttttttaataagtttgaaaacttaactcgacttttagaaagataacttaactctgaatatgttcataaaaatcttaaggtgcttcacttagtccttatacctgatttcttgataattagtaaaagaaagtatttcaaaaaaaatcaaatgttttagtagtttaaacataaaaattatatttgagaattttgaaatcgacgtgtcactttagagattttaaaatacactttaacaaggaagaaggactgattgcaaatactaaatgcctttatttttaagtcacacaacccaaagacgaataagaattcatatatatggacatatatttaagaaagccgacaaaatgacatatatagatgtcgaataccctttttaaccgaacgagtagaatatcaacctaatagcatcatgaaaatacttcagctacgatgccaatgcctttcacagaaggtctttctagcaacagaatagtaaaatatcacatttggcgtcttaggaatttcccaaaattcgtgctaaaaggaaggacgaagcttagccttaacatacctctccaacgaacgtccgAATGCCTATAGTTCCTTCATGAAAGTTGTTCCTTACgtcctaagcttcgaaaccactatatatatgcagcttatacgcacctataaacagttcataaatgagtttaaatcggcagatttgccatatgaccctaacttgacgaaacgcccgtagaactttgtaagattattaccttggcaaaccaagtataaatcctgaagaaccagcaagaacaacaatttcctatct of Nicotiana tomentosiformis chromosome 7, ASM39032v3, whole genome shotgun sequence contains these proteins:
- the LOC138896205 gene encoding uncharacterized protein, with the translated sequence MAQREIGMDPGEGTSRSPPGQRDRFPLEAHSESPVPLVSASPALVGAQGDAVPPASPVLLVPEAARDTGPPAPIVPPSETGEQGMREAVQLLTRMVSIHERQLESGADARRDRIESSMVREFLHLAPPLFTGSSSTEDPQDFIDHMYRVLRVMYASVTEAVELASFRLRDVAVLWYEAWERSRGPGALPAEWEDFSEAFLAHYLPREVRKARLDQFLSLKQGDMSVRDYSHKFNSLARYAPDIVRTIRARVHHYVDGLGDHLIRDCRVASLLDDVDISHIQAFAQTTEDLSRRIRDTRRDMEQSKRARTMGSYREPRVDFRPPLHRYPPRSAGSFPPQMQGQRFDHYIQSGPGQSSGQPEGHRQERSTQMRHLTPPCTQCGKLHIGQCRQGSSACFHCGQTGHYISRCPGLGRGTPTQPSGFTAASSPLVRAPRPGPQSTQGRGRGRGGGDTSGSSGGQNRFYALTGRQDSEASPDVVTGILTKHSHAIYALMDPGSTFSYITPFIAGKLDMRSELLPQPVEVSTPVGDSIVANHVYRDCTVLINDRPTSVDLVELVMLDFDVIMGMDWLAACYANIDCRAKLVRFHFPGEPVLE